One genomic region from Haloprofundus salinisoli encodes:
- a CDS encoding DUF7109 family protein, translating into MSRTYDDLAGVVDLFGALTHAELESALDELAYKQGSETDGEALAAAVDAAIEEYYLVEYVAGADDRTVETSDGDQRSDDETFVTVGPAAFPSLPQNAEDLPHILDVPRREVDRRALGEQVRDRLAAEVDAAIDDGDEERLAQLYDVTYDLDAWAPVETAAIRERFDAVLQD; encoded by the coding sequence ATGAGCCGCACCTACGACGACCTCGCGGGCGTCGTCGACCTCTTCGGCGCGCTGACGCACGCGGAGCTCGAATCCGCGCTCGACGAGCTCGCGTACAAACAGGGCTCGGAGACGGACGGGGAGGCGCTCGCGGCGGCCGTCGACGCGGCCATCGAGGAGTACTATCTCGTCGAGTACGTCGCCGGCGCGGACGACCGGACCGTCGAGACGAGCGACGGCGATCAGCGCAGCGACGACGAAACGTTCGTCACGGTCGGTCCCGCGGCGTTTCCGTCGCTGCCGCAGAACGCCGAAGACCTCCCGCACATCCTCGACGTGCCGCGGCGAGAGGTCGACCGTCGAGCGCTCGGCGAGCAGGTCCGCGATCGGCTCGCCGCCGAAGTCGACGCCGCCATCGACGACGGCGACGAAGAGCGACTCGCTCAGCTGTACGACGTGACGTACGACCTCGACGCCTGGGCACCCGTCGAGACGGCCGCCATCCGCGAGCGATTCGATGCGGTTCTTCAAGACTAA
- a CDS encoding NUDIX hydrolase, which produces MDFRGVARHEPTAIEGATRQAAVVAPVLLRDGDPHVLFTKRADHLGEHPGQMSFPGGGREPSDADLEATALREAREEIGLRPDEVDLVGRLDDIETSTDYSVRPFVGRVPDREYTPDEREVAEIVTLSVADLTDLDNYESEHREHPTYGPVRIHFFYVDGYTVWGATGRMVVQLLELTTDWRAPAEPDRVVDPDADYPV; this is translated from the coding sequence ATGGATTTCAGAGGAGTGGCGCGCCACGAACCGACCGCCATCGAGGGAGCGACGCGGCAGGCGGCGGTCGTCGCACCCGTGCTACTCCGAGACGGCGACCCACACGTGCTGTTCACGAAGCGCGCCGACCACCTCGGCGAACACCCCGGGCAGATGAGCTTTCCCGGCGGGGGCCGCGAACCGAGCGACGCCGACCTGGAGGCGACGGCGCTCCGCGAGGCGCGAGAGGAGATCGGTCTCCGCCCCGACGAGGTCGACCTCGTCGGCCGACTGGACGACATCGAGACGAGCACCGACTACTCGGTGCGTCCGTTCGTCGGCCGCGTCCCCGACCGCGAGTACACGCCCGACGAGCGGGAAGTCGCCGAAATCGTCACCCTGTCGGTCGCGGACCTCACGGATCTCGACAACTACGAGTCCGAACACCGCGAACATCCGACGTACGGCCCGGTGCGAATCCACTTCTTCTACGTCGACGGCTACACTGTCTGGGGGGCGACCGGGCGGATGGTCGTCCAGCTGCTGGAGCTGACTACCGACTGGCGAGCGCCCGCCGAACCCGACCGAGTGGTCGACCCCGACGCCGACTACCCGGTCTGA
- a CDS encoding formate/nitrite transporter family protein gives MNEPGPENSDQVDSMREAVDRSKSGAPAAGAVVRDRFSSDEVFQRIVAAADEEITSGSRELFFSALAAGFAITITFLLYVSVSAKAGEGSILGALLYPLGFIYIIIGGYQLYTENTLPPVALTLERLASIPALLRHWLIVLAGNFAGGAIGAAVLAWSGVFSPEAATVATHLAEHGLETPWWDLFFKAIFAGLIVAGVVWVVYASRDTISRLIIVYMAFLSVPLGSLFHVVVSFTEMMYLVFGGQLAVLTGLTQFVLPVLLGNTIGGIALVTVVNYFQTSEHRLESARFEGANRQLSIREWALGGLVGRSYVPLINTATAPTLGETNSYRLMVPIANPRTESGLVELACALASQNESATVHLVHIVQTPNQSARGYGIGQRERIAAESEAQLAEARETVADHDVDCETSTVVSHRSFEEIFAIADRTRADLVLMGWGANELWTAARAERPLDELANKLPCDFLILSDRGLDTSRILLPTAGGPDSDLSAEVARKLRSIDGSEISLLHVVDSPSERERGQQFLDEWAAERNLDDTELVVDDSGDIEGAIAREAEDHTLVIVGATERGLLSRLVSGSLNLDILNDIDSSVLLAERPSDRSIFERLFGR, from the coding sequence ATGAACGAACCCGGTCCCGAAAATTCTGACCAGGTGGACTCGATGCGAGAGGCGGTCGACCGTTCCAAAAGCGGTGCGCCCGCGGCGGGCGCGGTCGTCCGGGACCGGTTCTCTTCGGACGAGGTGTTCCAGCGCATCGTCGCCGCCGCCGACGAGGAGATCACCTCCGGGAGCCGCGAACTGTTCTTCAGCGCGCTCGCGGCCGGGTTCGCGATTACGATCACGTTTCTGCTGTACGTCTCCGTGTCGGCGAAGGCGGGCGAAGGGTCGATACTGGGTGCGTTGCTCTACCCGCTGGGGTTCATCTACATAATCATCGGCGGCTACCAACTCTACACAGAGAACACGCTCCCGCCGGTCGCGCTGACGCTGGAGCGACTCGCCAGCATCCCGGCGCTGTTGAGACACTGGCTCATCGTCCTCGCCGGCAACTTCGCCGGCGGCGCGATCGGCGCGGCGGTACTCGCGTGGAGCGGCGTCTTCTCTCCGGAAGCCGCGACGGTGGCGACGCACCTCGCCGAACACGGTCTGGAGACGCCGTGGTGGGACCTGTTCTTCAAGGCCATCTTCGCCGGTCTCATCGTCGCCGGCGTCGTCTGGGTCGTCTACGCCTCCCGCGACACCATCTCCCGGCTCATCATCGTCTACATGGCGTTTCTCTCGGTCCCGCTCGGGAGCCTGTTCCACGTGGTCGTCTCCTTCACCGAGATGATGTATCTCGTCTTCGGCGGCCAACTCGCCGTTCTCACCGGCCTCACCCAGTTCGTTCTCCCGGTGCTCCTCGGTAACACCATCGGCGGCATCGCGCTGGTGACCGTCGTCAACTACTTCCAGACGAGCGAGCACCGGCTCGAATCCGCCCGATTCGAGGGTGCGAACCGCCAACTCTCGATTCGGGAGTGGGCGCTCGGCGGACTGGTCGGCCGCTCCTACGTCCCGCTCATCAACACCGCCACAGCCCCGACGCTCGGGGAGACCAACTCCTACCGGCTGATGGTTCCCATCGCGAACCCGCGCACCGAGTCGGGACTCGTGGAACTGGCCTGCGCCCTCGCCAGTCAGAACGAGTCGGCGACGGTCCACCTCGTCCACATCGTTCAGACGCCCAACCAGTCGGCGCGCGGCTACGGAATCGGCCAACGCGAGCGCATCGCCGCCGAGTCCGAAGCGCAGCTCGCCGAGGCCCGCGAGACGGTTGCCGACCACGACGTCGACTGCGAGACGTCGACAGTCGTCTCCCACCGTTCGTTCGAGGAGATATTCGCTATCGCCGACCGCACTCGCGCGGACTTGGTGCTGATGGGGTGGGGTGCCAACGAACTCTGGACCGCCGCGCGCGCCGAGCGCCCGCTCGACGAGCTGGCGAACAAACTCCCCTGCGACTTCCTCATCCTCTCGGACCGTGGACTCGACACCTCGCGGATTCTCCTGCCGACCGCGGGCGGACCGGACTCCGACCTCAGCGCCGAGGTCGCTCGCAAACTCCGCTCGATCGACGGCTCGGAGATCAGTCTGTTGCACGTCGTCGACAGCCCGTCCGAGCGCGAGAGAGGTCAGCAGTTCCTCGACGAATGGGCCGCCGAGCGCAACCTCGACGACACCGAACTCGTCGTCGACGACTCCGGAGACATCGAGGGCGCCATCGCCCGCGAGGCCGAAGACCACACGCTCGTCATCGTCGGCGCGACGGAACGAGGTCTGCTCTCGCGGCTGGTCTCCGGGTCGCTCAACCTCGACATCCTCAACGACATCGACTCGTCGGTGCTGCTCGCCGAACGGCCGAGCGATCGAAGCATCTTCGAGCGACTGTTCGGTCGGTAG
- a CDS encoding DUF7388 family protein, whose amino-acid sequence MKALTDESVLSHAGIDAVALKPAECDVRRAADLPAATVAIDYEGVDHLPEADVLETLAETAEVRLTTPVRADGFDPLGDDSRVDDLPESVGRVLVAGHAAYLTEDERRRAVAPRLKAARETASDAWVGTEGIERVALAAGGTQYELLSRTTDRDVRALRAAGYDGEIALYAPTVLADDEGEILDAVGGYVARRRPVARALPDGCATDSRAKGRARDVLSKASRDYALVGTPETVRERVAALESLGVDTVVGYPARGIDEFL is encoded by the coding sequence ATGAAGGCACTAACCGACGAGTCTGTACTCTCGCACGCTGGTATCGACGCCGTCGCACTGAAACCCGCCGAGTGCGACGTGCGCCGAGCCGCCGACCTCCCGGCGGCGACGGTCGCAATCGACTACGAAGGGGTCGACCACCTCCCCGAGGCCGACGTCCTCGAAACGCTCGCCGAGACGGCCGAGGTCCGACTCACGACGCCGGTTCGCGCCGACGGCTTCGACCCCCTCGGCGACGACTCGCGCGTCGACGACCTCCCGGAAAGCGTCGGGCGCGTGCTCGTCGCCGGCCACGCCGCCTACCTCACCGAGGACGAGCGACGCAGAGCCGTCGCCCCCCGACTGAAGGCCGCGCGCGAAACCGCATCCGACGCGTGGGTCGGCACCGAAGGAATCGAACGCGTCGCGCTCGCCGCCGGCGGGACGCAGTACGAACTGCTCTCGCGGACGACCGACCGCGACGTACGGGCGCTACGTGCGGCGGGCTACGACGGCGAAATCGCGCTGTACGCACCGACCGTCCTGGCCGACGACGAGGGCGAGATTCTCGACGCCGTCGGCGGCTACGTCGCCCGCCGCCGCCCCGTCGCCCGGGCGCTACCCGACGGGTGTGCGACGGATTCGCGCGCGAAGGGACGCGCCAGAGACGTACTGTCGAAGGCGAGTCGGGACTACGCGCTCGTCGGCACGCCCGAAACAGTCCGCGAGCGAGTCGCCGCGCTCGAATCACTGGGCGTCGACACCGTCGTCGGCTACCCCGCCCGCGGCATCGACGAGTTCCTGTAA
- a CDS encoding NAD(P)/FAD-dependent oxidoreductase — MRVAVVGGGAVGLTAAYDLVTRNADVTVFERGEYDRDPSSPADGSSARAAGVLYDAYAEDIDAGIGDRALERFREFSGEDGFEFRECPYVIAVREGDETAAEAMAASVDRMRVHGRAVSTVSPEELGDRFPLLTDDLLAAAVAENAGWTDPASYVAAMAAKARREGVAFETGRPVGVSVDPPGVAVDEGATKRFDAVLVAAGAHTKRVFAEASVSVPLKPYRVQALTGRRTYDGPMVYDATAGVYLRPHPTGLLAGDGTVPLEADPDRWKRDADDWFVDDIRAALDERVGYDPDVERAWAGLCTATPDGDPLLGELGSGVFVAAGWQGHGFMRAPATGEVIARQILGETAGIAPFDPARFSGDEEFEIRDGMALD; from the coding sequence ATGCGCGTCGCCGTCGTCGGCGGGGGCGCGGTCGGTCTCACCGCTGCGTACGACCTCGTAACCCGCAACGCCGACGTGACGGTTTTCGAGCGCGGCGAGTACGACCGCGACCCGTCGTCGCCCGCAGACGGCAGCTCGGCGCGCGCGGCGGGCGTGCTCTACGACGCCTACGCCGAGGACATCGACGCGGGGATCGGCGACCGGGCGCTGGAGCGTTTCCGCGAGTTTTCGGGCGAGGACGGCTTCGAGTTCCGGGAGTGCCCGTACGTGATCGCCGTGCGCGAGGGCGACGAGACGGCGGCCGAGGCGATGGCGGCGAGCGTCGACCGGATGCGCGTCCACGGGCGGGCGGTGTCGACTGTCTCACCCGAAGAACTCGGCGACCGGTTCCCGCTCCTGACCGACGACCTGCTCGCGGCCGCCGTCGCCGAGAACGCCGGGTGGACCGACCCGGCGAGTTACGTCGCGGCGATGGCGGCGAAAGCCCGACGCGAGGGCGTCGCGTTCGAGACGGGTCGGCCGGTGGGAGTCAGCGTCGACCCGCCCGGCGTCGCCGTCGACGAGGGGGCGACGAAGCGGTTCGACGCCGTCCTCGTCGCCGCCGGCGCGCACACGAAGCGGGTGTTCGCGGAAGCGAGCGTCTCGGTACCGCTGAAACCGTACCGGGTGCAGGCGCTGACCGGACGCCGGACGTACGACGGACCGATGGTGTACGACGCGACGGCGGGCGTCTACCTCCGACCGCATCCGACCGGGCTACTCGCCGGCGACGGAACCGTGCCTCTCGAAGCGGACCCCGACCGCTGGAAACGCGACGCCGACGACTGGTTCGTCGACGACATCCGGGCCGCACTCGACGAGCGGGTCGGCTACGACCCCGACGTCGAGCGGGCGTGGGCGGGACTCTGCACGGCGACGCCCGACGGCGACCCGCTGCTCGGGGAGCTCGGAAGCGGCGTGTTCGTCGCCGCCGGGTGGCAGGGCCACGGCTTCATGCGCGCGCCGGCGACCGGCGAGGTGATTGCGCGGCAGATTCTCGGAGAAACAGCGGGCATCGCGCCGTTCGACCCGGCGCGGTTTTCCGGCGACGAGGAGTTCGAGATTCGGGACGGGATGGCGCTGGACTGA
- a CDS encoding DUF7559 family protein produces the protein MPATLEVACTSPDCEMDMFELHYTYDMSDDVGVDDFVCPYCQQTDCLEAIEL, from the coding sequence ATGCCCGCGACGCTCGAAGTAGCCTGTACCAGTCCCGACTGTGAGATGGACATGTTCGAACTTCACTACACGTACGATATGTCCGACGACGTCGGCGTCGACGACTTCGTCTGTCCGTACTGCCAGCAGACCGACTGTCTCGAAGCCATCGAACTATGA
- a CDS encoding radical SAM protein — MTDPADLEVTLVDGYVDEPAHFGVPPYISTYPRFTAGAMVDAGVPEEQITYHTIDELREDRQKWADVADADLFVYIGGMTVPGSYVGGTPAEPDEVKELAWTADGATLMGGPIRFGVGEENAGGQEMERKDLDYDFVAKGDVEAAAYDLVDSGLEGFGNRMRDNEELDRWAAKGAFVVEQHPNHPEYLICEMETSRGCAYRCSFCTEPLYGNPAFRTADSVVREVENLYDRGARHFRLGRQADILAFGGDGEAPNPDALRRLYGGIREVAPDLGTLHLDNMNPITIARWPEESRECIRIIAEHNTPGDTAAFGLESADPVVQEENNLNVSADECFEAVKIVNEEAGWRPGEDPADAPTFGDNGTSRVSNDGGSRLPKLLPGINLLHGLMGEREETFAHNKRFLQRVYDEGLMVRRINIRQVMAFDGTEMSSTGSQIAKDHKKLFKKYKQEVREEIDRPMLKRVAPPGTVLENVHLEYHQDGTTFGRQLGTYPLLVGVPGERELGRTIDAAVVDYGYRSVTGVPHPLDVNGASMDELTAIPGLGKSKAGDIIVNRPYDSADEVDDVLAKFACVGGDGSGDVSSAD, encoded by the coding sequence ATGACCGACCCCGCCGACCTCGAAGTGACGCTCGTCGACGGGTACGTCGACGAACCGGCGCACTTCGGCGTGCCGCCGTACATCTCGACGTACCCGCGCTTTACCGCCGGTGCGATGGTCGACGCCGGGGTGCCCGAAGAGCAGATAACCTACCACACTATCGACGAGCTCCGCGAGGACAGACAGAAGTGGGCCGACGTCGCCGACGCGGACCTGTTCGTCTACATCGGCGGGATGACCGTCCCCGGCAGCTACGTCGGCGGGACGCCCGCCGAACCCGACGAGGTGAAGGAACTGGCGTGGACCGCCGACGGGGCGACGCTGATGGGCGGGCCCATCCGCTTCGGCGTCGGCGAGGAGAACGCCGGCGGGCAGGAGATGGAGCGCAAGGACCTCGACTACGACTTCGTCGCCAAGGGCGACGTCGAGGCGGCCGCCTACGACCTCGTCGACAGCGGCCTCGAAGGGTTCGGCAACCGGATGCGCGACAACGAGGAGCTCGACCGCTGGGCGGCCAAGGGCGCGTTCGTCGTCGAACAGCACCCCAACCACCCCGAGTACCTCATCTGCGAAATGGAGACCTCCCGGGGCTGCGCCTACCGGTGTTCGTTCTGCACGGAGCCGCTGTACGGCAACCCGGCGTTCCGGACCGCCGACTCGGTCGTCAGGGAGGTCGAGAATCTCTACGACCGCGGCGCGCGGCACTTCCGTCTCGGTCGACAGGCCGACATCCTCGCGTTCGGCGGCGACGGCGAAGCGCCGAATCCCGACGCTCTCCGCCGCCTCTACGGTGGTATTCGCGAGGTAGCACCCGACCTGGGGACGCTCCACCTCGACAATATGAACCCCATCACCATCGCCCGGTGGCCCGAGGAGTCCAGAGAGTGCATCCGCATCATCGCCGAGCACAATACACCGGGCGATACGGCCGCGTTCGGCCTCGAATCGGCCGACCCGGTGGTACAGGAGGAGAACAACCTCAACGTGAGCGCCGACGAATGTTTCGAGGCGGTGAAAATCGTCAACGAGGAGGCCGGCTGGCGACCGGGCGAGGACCCCGCCGACGCGCCGACGTTCGGGGACAACGGGACGTCGCGCGTCTCGAACGACGGCGGGAGTCGCCTGCCCAAGCTCCTCCCGGGTATCAACCTCCTCCACGGATTGATGGGCGAGCGCGAGGAGACGTTCGCGCACAACAAGCGCTTTCTCCAGCGGGTGTACGACGAGGGGCTGATGGTCCGCCGCATCAACATCCGGCAGGTGATGGCGTTCGACGGCACCGAGATGTCGTCGACCGGCTCGCAGATTGCGAAGGACCACAAGAAGCTGTTCAAGAAGTACAAACAGGAGGTCAGAGAGGAGATAGACCGGCCGATGCTCAAGCGGGTCGCGCCGCCCGGGACGGTCCTCGAAAACGTCCACCTCGAATACCACCAGGACGGCACGACGTTCGGCCGCCAGCTCGGTACGTATCCCCTCTTGGTCGGCGTCCCCGGCGAACGCGAACTCGGCCGGACCATCGACGCGGCCGTCGTCGACTACGGCTACCGCTCGGTGACGGGCGTGCCGCACCCGCTCGACGTCAACGGCGCGTCGATGGACGAGCTGACGGCGATTCCGGGTCTCGGCAAGTCGAAGGCGGGCGACATAATCGTCAACCGACCGTACGACTCCGCCGACGAGGTGGACGACGTTCTCGCCAAGTTCGCCTGCGTCGGCGGCGACGGCAGCGGGGACGTGAGCAGCGCCGACTGA